From archaeon BMS3Bbin15, a single genomic window includes:
- a CDS encoding ADP-specific phosphofructokinase yields the protein MYSCGLKHARARLDKKIIAGFNHSCDLVKYMKTGELEAIELPRELIELEEWLVIGEQKEIAVSESTLNYLVDSLGYDEERAGGLVGQIAREAPGLGVEVYAHVSGKCRKLTGINSDKVLIADKGGFKPAIQFNKECTPPRHFVMEFEKGLEISGKKLESSIRIIATYDSCAFDFLLDNEFLDSIKNEVKEINKAVLSGFHLVLESSAGKIRQVGKIIEEWREINPDIFIHIEFGQFQNRRALVETEKLFPLIDSIGLNSGELIAVTGEEELEKGLSILAERMERVLFHNQYCSALITSSDNPKEARAALQFASICSAYKILHDKVLNLRELENFKISRLSERGIEIAQNLKITDFHGKKAIVVPSLYIESPRSLVGAGDTFALAYTLVM from the coding sequence ATGTACTCCTGCGGTTTAAAGCATGCCAGGGCAAGGCTTGATAAGAAGATTATAGCTGGCTTCAATCACTCCTGTGACCTTGTGAAGTATATGAAAACAGGTGAGCTTGAAGCTATTGAACTTCCCCGGGAACTCATCGAGCTTGAGGAATGGCTGGTTATAGGTGAACAGAAGGAAATAGCTGTATCTGAATCCACACTGAATTACCTGGTTGATAGCCTTGGCTATGATGAGGAGAGGGCAGGAGGTCTTGTGGGGCAGATTGCCAGAGAAGCTCCCGGACTTGGAGTTGAGGTATATGCCCATGTTTCAGGTAAGTGCAGAAAACTCACAGGGATAAATTCTGATAAGGTTCTGATTGCAGATAAAGGTGGCTTCAAACCAGCTATTCAGTTTAATAAAGAATGTACACCTCCCCGCCATTTTGTAATGGAATTTGAAAAGGGTCTTGAGATTTCTGGAAAAAAACTTGAAAGCTCCATCAGGATTATAGCTACCTATGACAGTTGCGCCTTTGATTTTCTTCTTGATAATGAGTTTCTTGATAGTATTAAAAATGAAGTAAAGGAAATAAACAAAGCTGTGCTCTCAGGATTTCATCTCGTACTTGAATCTTCTGCAGGAAAAATCAGACAGGTGGGTAAGATTATTGAAGAATGGAGAGAGATTAATCCTGATATTTTTATACATATTGAATTTGGCCAGTTTCAGAACAGAAGGGCACTGGTAGAAACTGAGAAACTCTTTCCTCTTATAGATTCTATAGGGTTGAACAGTGGGGAACTCATAGCTGTAACAGGAGAAGAGGAGCTTGAAAAAGGGCTTTCCATACTTGCAGAGAGAATGGAGAGAGTACTCTTTCATAACCAGTATTGTTCAGCTTTAATAACCTCATCGGATAACCCGAAGGAAGCCAGAGCTGCTCTCCAGTTTGCATCTATATGCTCAGCCTATAAAATCCTTCATGATAAAGTTCTCAATCTCAGGGAGCTGGAAAACTTCAAAATATCAAGGCTCAGTGAAAGAGGAATAGAGATTGCTCAGAATTTAAAAATAACTGATTTCCATGGTAAAAAGGCTATAGTTGTACCGTCACTATATATTGAGAGCCCCAGGAGCCTCGTTGGAGCTGGAGATACCTTCGCTCTTGCCTATACTCTTGTGATGTAG